In a genomic window of Nodosilinea sp. PGN35:
- a CDS encoding dihydroorotase, with the protein MTQVPGNGAQLIQQVRVLDAVGQSDRTADVLVRDGVVEEIAPSLPDIPAAAEVIAGEGKLLLPGLVDLYSHSGEPGHEPRETLESLLAAGQAGGFTRLGILPDTEPAIDHGAMVEKLLARRAFIVRTNASLPHLYLWGALTQGGQGQQMVELAELSDSAIVGFADGRAIQNPLLTQRLLQYLRPLGKPVALYSCDRTLRDSGVAREGPFSLIYGLVGDPASSETAALAALLECVAEVGTPVHLMRISTGRGVELVRQAKERGLPVTASTTWMHLLWSAKDLGSYDPNLRLSPPLGNPKDRAALIEGVKAGVVDAIAIDHTPHTYEDKTVGFPSAPPGAIGLELALGILWDTFVVKGDWSPLTLIQALSTNPAACWGQTPPTIQPQQPAEMVLFDPAATWTVGPATLRSRSANTPWLGQEIPGRVLRTWVPPYQGA; encoded by the coding sequence GTGACGCAGGTGCCGGGAAATGGGGCGCAGCTCATCCAGCAGGTGCGGGTGCTGGATGCGGTAGGGCAGAGCGATCGCACCGCCGATGTGCTGGTGAGAGACGGCGTAGTCGAGGAAATCGCCCCCTCCCTGCCAGACATCCCCGCCGCCGCCGAGGTGATCGCAGGCGAGGGCAAGCTGCTGCTGCCGGGCCTAGTCGATCTCTACAGCCACTCGGGGGAGCCGGGCCACGAGCCGAGGGAAACCCTAGAATCACTGCTGGCTGCCGGGCAGGCGGGCGGCTTTACCCGGCTGGGCATTTTGCCGGATACCGAGCCTGCCATCGACCACGGGGCGATGGTAGAGAAGCTGCTGGCTCGGCGGGCTTTCATTGTGCGCACCAATGCGAGTTTGCCCCACCTCTATCTCTGGGGTGCGCTGACCCAGGGGGGCCAGGGCCAGCAGATGGTGGAGCTGGCGGAGCTGTCTGACTCTGCCATTGTTGGATTTGCCGACGGTCGGGCGATTCAAAATCCACTGCTGACCCAGCGGCTGTTGCAGTACCTCAGGCCCCTGGGCAAGCCGGTGGCGCTGTACAGCTGCGATCGCACCCTGCGCGACAGCGGCGTCGCCCGCGAAGGCCCGTTTTCGCTGATCTACGGCCTGGTGGGCGACCCGGCCAGCTCAGAGACCGCTGCCCTGGCCGCCCTGCTGGAATGTGTGGCCGAGGTGGGCACCCCCGTTCACCTGATGCGGATTTCTACCGGGCGCGGGGTGGAACTGGTGCGCCAGGCCAAGGAACGCGGGCTGCCCGTCACCGCCAGCACCACCTGGATGCACCTGCTGTGGAGCGCTAAGGATTTGGGTAGCTACGACCCCAACCTGCGCCTGTCGCCGCCGTTAGGTAACCCCAAAGACCGGGCGGCACTGATCGAGGGAGTGAAGGCCGGGGTGGTGGATGCGATCGCCATCGACCACACCCCCCACACCTACGAGGACAAAACCGTGGGCTTTCCCTCTGCGCCTCCTGGCGCGATCGGCCTGGAGCTGGCCCTGGGGATTTTGTGGGATACCTTTGTGGTCAAGGGCGACTGGTCGCCGCTGACCTTGATTCAGGCGCTGAGCACAAATCCGGCGGCGTGCTGGGGCCAGACGCCGCCGACTATTCAGCCCCAGCAGCCCGCCGAGATGGTTTTGTTTGACCCGGCTGCTACTTGGACGGTTGGGCCTGCGACGCTGCGATCGCGCTCAGCCAACACCCCGTGGTTGGGACAAGAGATCCCCGGTCGCGTTCTGCGTACATGGGTTCCCCCCTATCAAGGTGCATGA
- a CDS encoding ferritin-like domain-containing protein yields MNHDFMSDDLASPQSGVSRRRVMVGGTIAGLVGTLGFSALTKSAAQAQNSSAGNRILEGIRSRAAANDADILNGALYYEHQAIWAYGAAAGGLSDTDVGKAVLAIALANQADHAAHRDLLTQVVRDLGGTPVTAEDSYDLSAYLERGDGGLDSDVNIAKLALALETDAAIAYASEVARLKTPELITAGATIAAAEAAHATTIRAAFISLGVEIPFVPAPYVSTATREQWVLKV; encoded by the coding sequence ATGAATCACGATTTCATGTCTGACGATCTAGCTTCCCCCCAATCAGGGGTCTCTCGCCGTCGGGTGATGGTTGGCGGCACGATCGCGGGTCTAGTTGGCACCCTCGGCTTCTCGGCCTTGACCAAGAGTGCAGCCCAAGCCCAGAACAGTAGCGCCGGGAATCGCATTCTAGAGGGCATTCGCAGCCGCGCAGCCGCCAACGACGCAGATATTCTCAATGGGGCGCTGTATTACGAGCACCAGGCGATCTGGGCCTACGGGGCCGCTGCCGGGGGGCTAAGCGACACCGATGTGGGTAAAGCGGTGCTGGCGATCGCCCTGGCCAACCAGGCTGACCACGCGGCCCATCGCGATCTGCTCACTCAAGTCGTTCGCGACCTGGGCGGCACCCCCGTCACAGCCGAAGACAGCTACGACCTGTCGGCCTACCTGGAGCGGGGCGACGGCGGCCTTGACTCCGATGTCAACATTGCCAAACTGGCCCTGGCCCTCGAAACCGATGCTGCGATCGCCTACGCCAGCGAGGTCGCCCGACTCAAAACCCCCGAGCTGATCACCGCCGGGGCCACCATTGCCGCCGCTGAGGCCGCCCACGCCACTACCATTCGCGCCGCCTTCATTTCGCTGGGGGTCGAGATTCCCTTTGTGCCTGCCCCCTACGTCAGCACCGCCACCCGCGAGCAGTGGGTGCTTAAGGTGTGA
- a CDS encoding substrate-binding domain-containing protein, whose translation MNQLPKPSLAMLALFSALAALPVHGLRSEPRLLAQGTATPTPTFTLQESVPAGTTLSIDGSPSMAGINQSLAEGFEQRYPDTDVEYDTGGDEQALQALRGGDIDLAALGRALSENEQDPSLTSIPVTREKIAIIVGRDNPFRGDLTFEDFAAIFRGEITNWAQVGGPNVPLRFVDRPAESSTRLALADYEIFSAQPFETGSTAVQVAEDDTAAVVRELGRDGISYAIASEILGQDAVRPVSMDSTLPDDPRYPYSQPRNYIYQGEPSLPVAAFLGFATSEAGQTAVAAAQETASANVTVGASRLPGGVALAPDGSYMVRGTEDGQLQWLDADGNATATTVADAHRGAVSDVVVSPDGQTVISSGADGTLRRWDRSGNPIGEPMAAQGGPILALAVSPDGQSVASGGADGTVERWSLADGTALGAPIAAHSGPVQALHYPVGGQTLITGGSDGSLAFWNADGSAAGQAANAHSGGVTTITSSPDGQVLTTTGGDGSLRNWDRSTLQPRGETIAAHDGAVSAVAYSPDGGTLATAGTDGTLQLWSPDGTAQLEEPVQLDEPAASLGYTPAGQLVVGTSDRAVELRDGDGRLMSDTEPEDDLDDPNAPATGLGNLWQRLQNLPPSAWWMLAVIPALLLLAGIVGSLFGRDRDEEDELEGDLEGDRSVEAPLGPGLGINFAGVGNNLPITAGPVPPETAGDEVGLPPEAGLVPSDEYPIEAPTKPEQARQDLAEGRRLMREGRYDAALIYFNQAIEATEVERLKADATGIPARGINAIAAQAQAERGAALALLGQASDAMDSFNAALQLDTSVIDAWIGKGRLLNTMARYEEAIFCFDTALELDPTSVSAHQGKGQALMEMGRQSEGQACLARAAALAQDNPMPPEMEGIAFAPQGIPESAAPGLGTLPGTLAPEYAPPADYGYDPDVPLELQQMVQRLPSADVEMVGAAAASSVDVPPALAAEAARLPDRAEDASTIGAASAPASTPASNAEAGAEVGESFSTSPVPLSTDTTVLEPPADTTVLEPPSTLEAELLSQVHLGTPSALGTEPEEPPLDTKADTNGGTATVSPLPPLRPAPVPVPPPVPLEPGDYIPPPAEASAADGVSGLEGLPPEVVAALASIPAGSPDSFGPLPTAPEPAADEPATAANSWIRLSIDQEGDRFYAVWQIDEGDRAQAKAEGGETMTLRLYDVTGKATNEPLPTAAAEQRCRDDFAQDWYLPIPQWDRIYVVEVGYVSGAGDWQAIAQSAEVAAISAA comes from the coding sequence ATGAATCAGCTTCCCAAGCCGTCTCTGGCCATGCTGGCGCTGTTCAGCGCCCTGGCTGCGCTGCCTGTCCACGGGCTCAGATCAGAGCCTCGGCTACTGGCCCAGGGGACGGCGACACCTACCCCCACGTTTACCCTGCAAGAGAGCGTGCCAGCGGGCACCACCCTCTCTATCGATGGGTCACCGTCGATGGCGGGCATTAACCAGAGTCTGGCCGAGGGGTTTGAGCAGCGCTATCCCGACACCGATGTCGAATACGACACCGGAGGCGACGAGCAGGCCCTCCAGGCCCTGCGGGGAGGCGACATTGACCTGGCGGCCCTGGGGCGGGCCCTCAGTGAGAATGAGCAGGATCCCAGCCTCACTTCGATTCCGGTGACGCGGGAGAAAATTGCCATCATCGTGGGGCGCGACAACCCCTTCCGGGGCGATCTGACCTTTGAAGACTTTGCCGCCATCTTTCGCGGCGAAATTACCAACTGGGCTCAGGTGGGTGGCCCCAACGTGCCGCTGCGGTTTGTCGATCGCCCCGCCGAAAGCTCTACCCGCCTGGCCCTGGCCGACTACGAAATCTTTAGCGCCCAACCCTTCGAAACCGGCAGTACCGCCGTCCAGGTAGCGGAGGATGACACCGCAGCGGTAGTGCGCGAACTGGGCCGCGACGGCATCAGCTATGCGATCGCCTCCGAGATCCTGGGGCAAGATGCCGTGCGCCCGGTCAGCATGGACAGCACCCTGCCCGACGACCCCCGCTACCCCTACTCCCAGCCCCGCAACTACATCTACCAGGGCGAACCCAGCCTGCCCGTAGCGGCCTTTTTGGGCTTTGCCACCAGCGAAGCAGGCCAGACAGCGGTGGCCGCAGCCCAGGAAACCGCCAGCGCCAACGTCACCGTCGGGGCCAGCAGACTGCCCGGCGGTGTCGCCCTGGCCCCCGACGGCAGCTATATGGTGCGCGGCACCGAAGACGGCCAGCTGCAATGGCTCGATGCCGACGGCAACGCCACCGCCACCACCGTCGCTGACGCTCACCGGGGAGCGGTTTCCGACGTGGTCGTCAGCCCCGACGGCCAAACCGTGATCTCAAGCGGTGCCGATGGCACCCTGCGCCGATGGGATCGCAGCGGCAACCCCATCGGTGAGCCCATGGCGGCGCAGGGGGGGCCAATTTTGGCTCTGGCCGTCAGCCCCGACGGCCAGTCTGTGGCCAGCGGCGGGGCCGACGGCACCGTAGAGCGCTGGTCGCTGGCCGACGGCACCGCCCTGGGTGCCCCCATCGCCGCCCACAGCGGGCCGGTGCAGGCGCTCCACTACCCCGTCGGCGGGCAGACGCTGATTACCGGCGGCAGCGACGGCAGCCTGGCCTTTTGGAATGCCGACGGCAGCGCGGCGGGCCAGGCGGCGAACGCCCACTCGGGCGGCGTTACGACCATTACCAGCAGCCCCGATGGCCAGGTGTTGACCACCACGGGCGGCGACGGCAGCCTGCGCAACTGGGATCGCTCAACCCTCCAGCCACGGGGTGAGACCATCGCGGCCCACGACGGGGCGGTGAGTGCCGTGGCCTACAGCCCGGATGGCGGCACCCTGGCCACCGCCGGCACCGATGGCACCCTCCAGCTGTGGTCGCCGGACGGTACCGCGCAGCTCGAAGAACCGGTGCAGCTCGATGAGCCTGCGGCTTCCCTGGGCTATACGCCCGCAGGGCAGCTGGTGGTGGGCACCAGCGACCGCGCCGTTGAGCTGCGCGATGGCGACGGCAGGCTGATGTCTGACACCGAGCCCGAAGACGACCTCGACGACCCCAACGCCCCGGCCACCGGCCTGGGCAATCTCTGGCAGCGGCTGCAAAACCTGCCCCCCAGCGCCTGGTGGATGCTGGCGGTGATTCCGGCGCTGCTGCTGCTGGCGGGCATTGTCGGGTCGCTGTTCGGCAGAGACCGCGACGAGGAGGACGAGCTAGAGGGCGATTTAGAGGGCGATCGCAGCGTCGAGGCCCCTCTAGGCCCAGGGCTGGGCATCAACTTTGCGGGCGTGGGCAACAACCTCCCCATTACCGCCGGGCCGGTGCCCCCCGAGACCGCCGGGGACGAAGTTGGCCTGCCCCCCGAGGCCGGGCTAGTGCCCAGCGACGAATACCCAATAGAAGCCCCCACCAAGCCAGAGCAGGCTCGACAAGACCTAGCAGAAGGCCGCCGCTTAATGCGGGAAGGCCGCTACGACGCCGCGCTGATCTACTTCAACCAGGCGATCGAAGCCACCGAGGTAGAGCGTCTCAAGGCCGACGCCACGGGAATACCGGCCCGAGGCATTAATGCCATTGCCGCCCAGGCCCAGGCCGAACGGGGCGCTGCTCTGGCGCTTTTGGGCCAGGCCAGCGACGCTATGGACAGCTTTAATGCGGCCCTTCAGCTCGATACCAGCGTGATCGACGCCTGGATTGGCAAAGGCCGTCTGCTCAACACCATGGCCCGCTACGAAGAAGCGATCTTTTGCTTTGACACCGCCCTAGAACTCGACCCCACATCGGTGTCCGCCCACCAGGGCAAAGGGCAGGCGCTCATGGAAATGGGCCGCCAGAGCGAGGGGCAAGCCTGTCTGGCTCGGGCAGCAGCCCTGGCCCAAGACAACCCGATGCCGCCAGAGATGGAGGGGATTGCTTTTGCGCCGCAGGGCATTCCAGAGTCGGCTGCCCCAGGGCTGGGAACCTTGCCCGGAACCCTAGCGCCCGAGTATGCTCCCCCCGCCGACTACGGCTACGACCCCGATGTGCCCCTGGAACTTCAGCAGATGGTGCAGCGGCTGCCCTCCGCCGATGTGGAAATGGTGGGTGCCGCCGCCGCCAGTAGCGTTGACGTACCGCCAGCCCTGGCCGCCGAGGCGGCTCGTTTGCCCGATCGCGCCGAAGACGCCTCAACCATTGGTGCCGCCTCGGCCCCGGCCTCGACCCCCGCCAGCAACGCCGAAGCGGGGGCCGAGGTCGGGGAGTCGTTCTCGACTTCCCCAGTCCCCCTGTCTACCGACACAACGGTGCTGGAACCGCCTGCCGACACAACGGTGCTGGAGCCACCCAGCACCCTCGAAGCAGAACTGCTCAGCCAGGTACATCTAGGCACACCGAGCGCCCTGGGGACCGAACCTGAGGAACCACCGCTGGACACCAAAGCAGACACCAATGGCGGGACGGCCACAGTCTCTCCCCTCCCCCCCCTGCGCCCCGCGCCAGTGCCGGTGCCCCCCCCCGTGCCCCTCGAGCCCGGCGACTACATTCCCCCCCCAGCAGAGGCATCGGCAGCCGATGGGGTATCGGGCCTGGAAGGACTGCCGCCGGAGGTGGTCGCCGCCCTGGCCAGCATTCCGGCGGGCTCACCCGACAGCTTTGGGCCACTGCCCACGGCCCCTGAGCCAGCGGCAGACGAGCCAGCCACCGCCGCCAACAGCTGGATTCGCCTCTCCATCGACCAGGAGGGCGATCGCTTCTACGCCGTGTGGCAGATCGATGAGGGCGACCGCGCCCAGGCCAAGGCCGAGGGGGGTGAAACCATGACCCTGCGCCTCTACGACGTGACCGGCAAAGCCACCAACGAGCCGCTGCCCACCGCCGCTGCCGAACAGCGCTGCCGCGATGACTTTGCCCAGGACTGGTACCTCCCCATTCCCCAATGGGATCGCATCTACGTGGTAGAGGTCGGCTATGTGAGCGGGGCCGGAGATTGGCAGGCGATCGCCCAATCGGCTGAAGTAGCAGCAATTTCTGCCGCCTGA
- a CDS encoding sigma-70 family RNA polymerase sigma factor — MSPLPPPDPQPPSPVSDRDLVTRLWAGDTAALATLYDRYAPMVYTLALKMLSNPTEAEDLTQEVFVNFWQRRQYDPERGSMGSYLATYTRSRALDRLRMSSGRAAILQRFQRISEASARSPNPVDYVAQHEQHQHLRAALAQLPPTEREALEIAYFQGLTQAEIAAQLGIPLGTVKSRCRQGLRRLRTLLQPHKD, encoded by the coding sequence ATGTCGCCATTGCCGCCCCCCGACCCCCAGCCGCCCTCTCCAGTGAGCGATCGCGACCTGGTCACCCGTCTATGGGCCGGTGATACCGCTGCCCTCGCCACCCTCTACGACCGCTACGCGCCGATGGTCTATACCCTGGCCCTCAAAATGCTGTCTAACCCCACCGAAGCCGAAGACCTCACCCAGGAGGTGTTTGTCAACTTTTGGCAGCGACGACAGTACGACCCCGAGCGGGGCAGTATGGGCAGCTACCTGGCCACCTACACCCGCTCCCGCGCCCTCGATCGCCTGCGGATGAGCAGCGGACGGGCCGCCATCTTGCAGCGGTTTCAGCGCATTAGCGAAGCCTCGGCGCGATCGCCCAACCCCGTCGACTACGTCGCCCAGCACGAGCAGCACCAGCACCTGCGCGCCGCCCTCGCCCAGCTCCCCCCCACCGAGCGCGAAGCGCTAGAAATCGCCTACTTTCAGGGCCTCACCCAAGCCGAAATCGCCGCCCAGCTCGGCATTCCCCTGGGCACCGTCAAATCCCGCTGCCGCCAAGGCCTCCGCCGCCTCCGCACCCTCCTCCAGCCCCACAAAGACTAG
- a CDS encoding anti-sigma factor domain-containing protein codes for MTSSPLPDNWQSLLAGYVLDDLTAEEAAQVEQWIEQYPEVATELAALQATWGSLALGPTPIAPPPDLRDRTLAAAMAAAPEPAMARGIPVPDQVPNAVPGDRRRVPWGRLGLALGWAATALALALALQENQRLRLALRQTEAVVASFSQPANRLYTLAGTEAEPQATARLVVNPAEQTALIVTTDLPSLSEDQVYRLWALADSDPVFCGEFNPATAEDTNQWTLPDAVCSTAPVQMLITTERAADPPIPAGELVMRSEGRE; via the coding sequence ATGACCTCCTCTCCCCTCCCTGACAACTGGCAATCGCTGCTGGCCGGGTATGTGCTCGACGACCTCACCGCCGAAGAAGCCGCCCAGGTCGAGCAGTGGATCGAGCAATATCCCGAAGTCGCGACTGAACTGGCCGCGCTGCAAGCCACCTGGGGCAGCCTCGCCCTGGGGCCAACGCCCATAGCACCGCCGCCCGATCTCCGCGATCGCACCCTGGCCGCTGCCATGGCCGCTGCGCCTGAGCCTGCAATGGCCAGAGGAATTCCCGTTCCGGATCAGGTGCCAAACGCTGTGCCAGGCGATCGCCGCCGCGTCCCCTGGGGACGACTGGGGCTAGCCCTGGGCTGGGCCGCCACCGCCCTGGCCCTGGCCTTGGCCCTGCAAGAAAACCAGCGCCTGCGCCTGGCCCTGCGCCAGACCGAGGCCGTGGTGGCCAGCTTTAGCCAGCCCGCCAACCGTCTCTACACCCTGGCGGGCACCGAGGCCGAACCCCAGGCCACCGCCCGCCTGGTGGTCAACCCGGCTGAGCAAACCGCGCTGATCGTCACCACCGATCTGCCCTCGCTGTCCGAGGATCAGGTGTATCGCCTCTGGGCGCTGGCCGACAGCGACCCCGTGTTTTGCGGAGAATTTAACCCAGCCACGGCGGAAGACACGAACCAGTGGACACTGCCCGATGCGGTCTGTAGCACTGCCCCGGTGCAGATGTTGATTACGACCGAGCGGGCGGCGGATCCACCGATTCCGGCGGGGGAGTTGGTGATGCGGAGTGAGGGTAGGGAGTGA
- a CDS encoding dihydrofolate reductase family protein, which translates to MKTQYYTATSLDGFIATEDDSLDWLFPLGDLNNSSYPEFIAEVGALAMGSATYEWMIHNSDQVATETGSSWPYTQPAWVFTSRRLPVIEGADIRFVKGDVRQVHNEMQAAAKGKNIWIVGGGDLAGQFHDAGLLDELIVQIGSATLGRGKQVFPRRVLSPTLCLMSVRQIGMGMAELRYEVAKGSSGSAA; encoded by the coding sequence ATGAAGACCCAGTACTACACAGCCACAAGTCTTGACGGGTTCATCGCTACCGAAGATGACTCGCTGGACTGGCTGTTTCCGCTTGGCGATCTGAATAACTCCAGCTACCCAGAGTTTATTGCTGAGGTAGGTGCATTGGCTATGGGATCAGCCACCTACGAGTGGATGATTCACAACTCCGATCAGGTTGCTACCGAGACTGGATCATCGTGGCCGTACACTCAGCCTGCATGGGTATTCACCAGTCGCAGGCTCCCGGTAATCGAGGGCGCAGACATTCGATTCGTAAAAGGGGATGTGCGTCAAGTTCACAATGAAATGCAGGCGGCTGCAAAGGGCAAGAATATCTGGATTGTGGGAGGCGGTGACTTGGCAGGGCAGTTCCATGATGCCGGACTTTTGGATGAGCTAATTGTCCAGATTGGGTCGGCTACTTTGGGCAGAGGTAAGCAGGTGTTCCCGCGCCGAGTTCTGAGCCCAACCCTATGTCTGATGTCGGTTCGCCAAATCGGCATGGGTATGGCTGAACTTCGTTATGAGGTGGCTAAGGGCAGTTCAGGCAGCGCTGCCTAA
- a CDS encoding histidine phosphatase family protein: MKTRVIIVRHGQSTYNQLKLIQGHCDESALTPEGEAQALQVGQALMGIPFDGVWASPLKRARKTAELIAAELRTAMPGLTPTFTDDLKEISLPLWEGVAFSEAEAQHPETFHQWRTDPANLVMAVPQADGTTVEFYPIRELYQQAARFWQGLLAEQAGKTLLVVAHSAINRALISTAIGLRPEYFNNLHQANCGISVLNFEGGWGSPVQVEAMNLTSHLGAPLPEMRRGHRGPRMLLVRHGETEWNRQGRFQGQIDVPLNDNGRAQGAKAAEFLKPVAIDAAYTSFMARPKETAEIILQHHPGLTLHSVQELREISHGEWEGLYEAEIEGGYPGMLEQWQSAPETVQMPGGENLEQVWLRSIAAWKEIVAAHSGGAPSLEDRVQTVLVVAHDAVNKALLCHVLGMGPESFWRFKQGNGAVSVIDYPNGIDSAPVLTTANVTIHLSGSVLDKTAAGAL, encoded by the coding sequence CTGAAAACCCGCGTTATTATTGTTCGTCACGGGCAGAGCACCTACAACCAGCTCAAACTCATTCAAGGCCACTGCGACGAGTCAGCGCTGACCCCCGAGGGCGAGGCCCAGGCGCTCCAGGTGGGCCAGGCATTGATGGGCATTCCCTTTGACGGGGTGTGGGCCAGCCCGCTCAAGCGCGCGCGCAAAACCGCTGAGCTGATCGCCGCCGAACTGCGAACAGCAATGCCGGGCCTGACCCCCACCTTTACCGACGACCTGAAAGAAATTAGCCTGCCCCTGTGGGAAGGCGTGGCCTTTAGCGAAGCCGAGGCCCAGCACCCCGAAACCTTTCACCAGTGGCGCACCGACCCGGCCAACCTGGTGATGGCGGTGCCCCAGGCCGACGGCACCACGGTCGAGTTTTACCCCATTCGCGAGCTGTATCAGCAGGCGGCGCGGTTTTGGCAGGGGCTGCTGGCCGAGCAGGCGGGCAAAACCCTGCTGGTGGTCGCCCACAGCGCCATCAACCGGGCGCTGATCAGCACCGCCATTGGGCTGAGGCCAGAGTATTTCAACAACCTACACCAGGCCAACTGCGGCATTAGCGTGCTCAACTTTGAGGGCGGCTGGGGCAGCCCGGTGCAGGTCGAAGCCATGAACCTGACCAGCCACCTGGGGGCACCGCTGCCCGAGATGCGGCGCGGTCACAGAGGCCCCCGCATGCTGCTGGTGCGCCATGGTGAAACCGAGTGGAACCGCCAGGGTCGCTTTCAGGGCCAGATCGATGTGCCCCTCAACGACAACGGTCGTGCCCAGGGGGCGAAGGCGGCGGAGTTTCTCAAACCCGTGGCGATCGATGCCGCCTACACCAGCTTTATGGCGCGGCCTAAAGAAACGGCGGAAATTATCTTGCAGCACCACCCAGGGCTGACGCTGCACTCGGTGCAGGAGCTGCGCGAGATCAGCCACGGCGAATGGGAAGGGCTCTACGAAGCCGAAATTGAGGGCGGCTACCCAGGGATGCTGGAGCAGTGGCAGAGCGCCCCCGAGACCGTGCAAATGCCGGGGGGCGAAAACCTGGAGCAGGTGTGGCTGCGATCGATCGCCGCCTGGAAAGAAATTGTCGCGGCCCACAGCGGCGGCGCTCCCTCGCTCGAAGATCGGGTGCAGACGGTTCTCGTTGTCGCCCACGACGCGGTCAATAAAGCGCTGCTCTGCCACGTACTGGGCATGGGGCCAGAGTCTTTTTGGCGCTTTAAGCAGGGCAACGGTGCCGTGAGCGTAATCGACTACCCCAACGGCATCGACAGCGCCCCGGTGCTGACCACGGCCAATGTCACGATTCACCTGTCGGGCAGCGTGCTCGATAAGACCGCAGCGGGGGCACTGTGA
- a CDS encoding carotenoid oxygenase family protein — MAPLAPSRSHPAAAPTSALWAGAIAQPATEFAATTLPVLAGQLPAGLRGTLYRNGPARFERGGTRVGHWFDGDGAVLRVHFDGDNAVGTYRYVRSAGFVEEEAAEQCLYRGYGTLPPVSIWQRWQTQIKNAANTSVLALPDRLLTLWEGGLPHRLDLETLETIGLDNLAELQVSDTFTAHPKRHPRTGKIFSFGLVPGGNATLKLYRLSATGAVEKTSSIPLAGIPLIHDFVLADRYLVFCVSPVRLSPLPALFGLSSFSDALQWQPQQGTQIIVVDADSLEAIALEAADPWYQWHFSHSYLDFDGTVVFDVVRYNDFATNQYLREVASGQTSTPADAQLWQYRIDPKTAKILDQQCLIDRHCEFPVAFGHDETATTYLNVHRTVPTPVDELFGAIARLDPKAGLTVADAGEGRYPSEPIAAANPANPQQPWVLTVVYDGTEHRSELWIYEGNELEKGPICRLGLPEVVAHSFHGTWVSE; from the coding sequence ATGGCTCCTCTGGCACCGTCGCGATCGCATCCTGCTGCCGCCCCCACATCAGCGCTGTGGGCGGGGGCGATCGCCCAGCCTGCGACCGAATTTGCCGCCACGACGCTGCCTGTGCTGGCAGGACAGCTACCTGCGGGCCTGCGGGGCACCCTCTACCGCAACGGCCCGGCCCGGTTTGAGCGCGGCGGCACCCGAGTTGGCCACTGGTTTGATGGCGATGGGGCGGTGCTGCGGGTGCATTTTGACGGCGACAATGCCGTGGGCACCTACCGCTACGTGCGCTCCGCCGGGTTTGTGGAAGAAGAAGCGGCGGAGCAGTGTCTCTATCGCGGCTACGGCACCCTGCCTCCCGTTTCTATCTGGCAGCGGTGGCAGACCCAGATTAAAAATGCCGCCAATACCTCGGTGCTGGCCCTGCCCGACCGCCTGCTAACCCTGTGGGAGGGCGGCCTACCCCATCGGCTGGATCTAGAGACCCTAGAGACCATTGGCTTAGACAACCTGGCAGAACTTCAGGTTAGCGACACCTTTACCGCCCACCCCAAGCGCCACCCCCGCACGGGCAAAATTTTTAGCTTTGGTCTGGTGCCAGGGGGCAACGCCACCCTCAAGCTCTACCGCCTCAGCGCCACTGGGGCCGTCGAGAAAACCAGCAGCATTCCCCTGGCGGGCATTCCGCTGATTCACGACTTTGTGCTGGCCGATCGCTACCTGGTGTTTTGCGTGTCGCCCGTGCGCCTCAGCCCCTTGCCCGCACTGTTTGGCCTCTCCAGCTTCAGCGATGCGCTTCAGTGGCAGCCTCAGCAGGGCACCCAGATCATTGTGGTCGATGCCGACAGTCTGGAGGCGATCGCCCTGGAGGCCGCCGACCCCTGGTACCAGTGGCACTTTAGCCACAGCTACCTCGATTTTGACGGCACGGTTGTGTTCGACGTGGTGCGCTATAACGACTTCGCCACCAACCAGTACCTCAGAGAAGTGGCCTCGGGCCAGACCTCTACCCCCGCCGATGCCCAGCTCTGGCAGTACCGCATCGACCCTAAAACCGCCAAAATTCTCGACCAGCAGTGTTTGATCGATCGCCACTGCGAGTTTCCGGTGGCGTTTGGCCACGATGAGACGGCGACCACCTATCTGAACGTGCATCGCACGGTGCCGACCCCGGTGGATGAGCTGTTTGGGGCGATCGCCCGCCTCGACCCTAAAGCTGGCCTCACCGTTGCCGATGCCGGTGAGGGCCGCTACCCGTCAGAACCAATCGCCGCTGCGAACCCGGCAAACCCCCAGCAGCCCTGGGTGCTCACTGTGGTCTACGACGGCACCGAACACCGCAGCGAACTGTGGATCTACGAGGGCAATGAGCTGGAGAAGGGGCCAATCTGTCGGCTGGGGCTGCCGGAGGTGGTGGCCCACAGTTTTCACGGCACCTGGGTAAGTGAATAG